The genomic DNA GATCAGCAGGAAGCCGGTCAGGTTGTTGCCGAGATGGGCGCCGAAGGCAGCGCTGAGATTGCCGGTCACATAGACCAAAAGGGTCAAAAGCAGCGCGAAGGTGGCGATCGAAACCAGCACGCAGGCATTGATGGCGAGCGTCGAGGCGGAGCTCCAATGCAGCGCGGTGAACAGAAGCCCCGGCAGCGCCGCCCAAATCAGCGGGCTGGCGAATCTGCTGGCGAGGCCGCGCAGCAGATAGCCGCGGAACAGCGCCTCCTCCGAGGACGTCTGCAGAAAGGTAAGCAGCACGATCGGGACGAGGAAGAGCAGCCAGGACGAGAACGCGATCGATCCGCGCGCGATCTCCGGCTGCAGCCAATAGAGCAGGACCTCCGAGAACAGCGAGGTGATCAGGACCGCGACCAGGCCTTTGAGGAAACCGCCGCGCGAGATGCGGCGGCTGGCGCCGATCAGCGCCGAGAGCGGCTCGCCATGCACGAATCGCATCGCCACCCAGAGACCGATCCAGATGCCGGCAAACGACCCCAGCGCGGTAAGAATGCCGATGGGCGAAGCGAGGAAATCCTGGATCGGCTGTCCGGTCGACGGACCGGGAAGACGCAGAACGAGGAAGGCGTAGGTGCCGGCGACGAGCACGACGAACGTCATGGCGAGCCAGAAGAAAACCACGATCGCCGTTCCCAGCAGAAGCCGGAGCGGAGTGGTTTTTTGGTTCGGCGAGCGGCGGTAGCGCTCGAAGGCGGCATTGTCGACGGTCACGCGGGTCCCCTGCCCCAACCCTTCCGGTCGCATGATCTAGGGGATTGGCGTTTTCGGCGCAATCGTCCTTGCGGATAGTGGAAAGGGTTACCGTTCCGAGTCGCTAAAAAAACGGCCGCTCATCAGGCGGCCGCTTTCCACCACAATCCACCTGATCAGCGCATCACATAGACGATGCGTCGCGTGCCCGGATCGACCAGCGCCGGCTGGTTGTTCACATAGACGTAGCGGTAGTTGTAGTCGGGGATCTCGCGCAACTCGACCGTGTCGGGCAGCGTGGCGCCCGTCACCACTTCGCCTTCGAGATAGACCGGGTCGACCCGATGCGTGGCGACGTAGGTGCCCACCTCGGCCGGCGGCCTGGCGATCGGCTCGATCGCATCCGCATCGCCCGAAACGATGCCGCCGGTATAGTCGTCCTGCGAATAGACGTCGTCGGCCGGCGGTGACACCACGGCGATGCCGGCATCGGCCGGCCGGCGCGTGAGCACCACGCGGCTGCCGCCGAAATCACCCGTCACATAGTCGGAATAGACCCAGCCATTGCCGCCAGCTTCGGCGATGGTGCACCATTTGCTGTTCGCGATGCAGCCGGTGAGCGTTGCCGACTGGCCGGCCGCGAGCACGCCGATCACAGGATATTGCGGGCCCGGGCCGGCGCGGACATTCAAATCGGCCACGGCCGAGACCGGCGTGTCGGCAAGGGCCGCGCCCGACATGGCGAGCAGCGCGCCGGCAAGCGCCGGAAACAATACGAGTTTCATGGTTTCTCTCCGTTTTCAACGCTCCCTCGGGCTCGAAAACGAAACCAGGCCTCATGCGTTCCGGCTAAAATGCCGTCGCCGGCTCACGAATTGTTCCACCTTCTTTCGGCAGCCCGGTCAAAAGCGCATGGACGAAGGCCAGTTTTTGCGCAGTCACGTCCGAAATGACGAAAGGATAGAGATCGGGCAGCCCCATGCAGCGGTTGATCGAATTGGAGGCCTCCGACAGCACCAGCCAGCGGGCCAGTACCTTCTCGAAGGGCTCGGGCGGTGGGGTTGGCTCGGCCGGAGCCGCCTGAAGCTTTCCACCCGTGTCACCGTGGGGCAGGGCGCCGGCCTCCACCGTCTCCAGCCGGCCGAGCGGGAAATTCAGCGCATGCACCATCTCCAGCGTGTCGGTGATATGCAGATAATGGGCCCAGGTTTCCGCCCAGTCCTCCCATGGATGGGACGTCGCGTAGGCCGAGATGTGCCGCTGCTCCCAGTCTGCCGGCGAGCCGTTGGCGTAGTAGGCCTTCAGCGCCTGCTCGTAGTCGGCCTGCTCGTCGCCGAAGAGGGCGCGGAAGGCCGAGAGCCGCCCGGGATCGTCGCGGATCAGCCGGTCCCAGTAATAATGGCCGAGCTCGTGGCGGAAATGGCCGAGCAAGGTGCGGTAATTCTCCCCCATCTCGACGCGCCTGCGTTCCCGCTCGGCGGAATCGGCTTCGGCGACATTGAGAGTGATCAGGCCGTTGTCGTGGCCGGTGAGGATGCGTTCGCCGCCCGGCCCGCCGCCGATCGGATCGGCAAGGAAATCGAAGGCGAGCCCGGCTTCGTCCTCGAGGCCGGTCTTGGGCGTGACCGGCAGCCCGAAGGCGAGCAGCGAATAGACGGCGCGTTTCTTCGCCGCCTCGACGCGGATCCAGCGCTGGCGGTTGCCGTCCACCGACAGGTCCGGGATCGTCTGGTTCAGTGCGCAGGCGCGGCAGAAGCCGTGGTCCGGCTCGGCCTGCCAGTTGCAGGCGCATTCGTCGGCATTGCCGCATGGAACGGCCTCGTCGGAAAGCACGAAATGCGCCCGCGCGGGGTCATAAAGCACGAGGCTGGAACAGTTCAGGCATTGGGCGTTCTCGAAATAAAGGCGGTGGCCGCAATGCGGGCAGTCGAACAGCTTCATCTGCTATCAACCCATGGGGACAAGGGCGGGCCTCGTGCAAACGCCGTGCGGCGCCCGGCGTTCCGATCCTATTTCGTCGCAAGGTCCGCGGAACCGGCGCCAATGATCACGACATCAACGTCTTCCATAAAGCCACCCCGCCATAATAAATGCTTGATCGTAGGCAAATTCCCCGGCAATCGCCAGCAGCGAGCGGCACGCAGCCCGTGTGGGCGGTGACAATCGGGCGTTTCACTGGCAGATTTGCAACCGGGACGTGATTCAGGCAACCAGGAGAACGATATGGCATTTTTTGCCAAGGGAAGGATTTTCGTGGCCGCGGCTGTGGCGGCACTTGGACTGGCGACGGGCGCGCAGGCGGCGGCCAGTTGCGGCAAGAACGGCGCTGGCTTCGATGCTTGGAAGCAGCAGTTCGCCGCCGAAGCGCAGGCTGAGGGCGTGGGTCAGCGGGGCCTGTCCGCGCTGGCTGGCGCGACTTATGCAACCAGGACGATCGCTGCCGACCGCGCCATCCACAAGGCGTTCAGCGGTTCGGTGGAAGCGTTCATGAAGCGCCGGGGCGGGGCCGCGATCATTTCCAGGGGCCGTGCGCTGAAGAAGCAGAACGCGGCGATGTTCGACAAGATCGAACAGAACTACGGCGTGCCGCCGGGCGTGCTGCTCGCCATCTGGGGCATGGAAACCGGCTTCGGCGCCTCGATGGGCAACCAGAACACGGTCTCGGCCATTTTGACGCTGGCCTATGATTGCCGCCGCCCGGATTACTTTACCCCGCATGCCATTGCGGCGCTCAAGCTGGTCGATCGCGGCGCGTTGAGCGCCTCGTCGGTCGGCGCCATGCATGGCGAGATCGGCCACACGCAGTTCCTTCCCGGAAATGTCCTGAAGTATGGCGTCGGCAGCGGGAACCTGCGCGACAGAAATACCGCGCTCGCTTCCACCGCCAATTTCCTCAAAGGTCACGGCTGGCACGCCGGCGCGAGCTATGAGGCGAATATGGGCGCCATCGCCGGCTGGAATTCGGCAAGCGTCTACCAGCAGGCCATCGCCCGCATCGCCGAGGCGATCGACGCCGACTGACACGGGCAGCGACCAAGCAACAAAAACCCGGCGGAAACGCCGGGTTTTTGTTTATTACACAGGAAGTTAGCGAAAGCCGGGAAAGCGGTAATCTCCCCCCTTGAGGGGGAGATGTCGCCGAAGGCGACAGAGGGGGTCGCCGCGCGTGGGGCGCCAGCGTCGTCTCTCATCGCGCGAAAAGCGTTGGTGTTCTGTGCGAGGCGACCCCCTCTGGCCTGCCGGCCATCTCCCCTCGAGGGGGGAGATTACCAGCCTCACCGGCGATTCCTTGCCGCAAGCGTGCGCAGCCGGAGCGCGTTGAGGCGGATGAAGCCGGCGGCGTCCTTCTGGTCGTAGGCGCCGCGGTCGTCCTCGAAGGTGACCAGCGCGTCGGAATAGAGCGTCTTCTTCGACTTGCGGCCGGTGACGATGACATTGCCCTTGTAAAGCTTCAGCCGCACCGAGCCTTCGACATCCTCCTGGCTCTTGTCGATCATCGCCTGCAGCATGACGCGCTCGGGCGAGAACCAGAAGCCGTTGTAGATGAGCTCGGCGTAGCGCGGCATGAACTCGTCCTTGAGATGCGCCGCGCCACGGTCGAGCGTGATCGATTCGATCGCGCGGTGGGCGGCGATCAGGATGGTGCCGCCGGGGGTTTCATAGACGCCGCGCGACTTCATGCCGACGAAGCGGTTCTCGACAAGGTCGAGGCGGCCGATGCCGTTGTCGCGGCCGAGGTCGTTGAGCGCCGCCAGCATGGTGGCCGGCGACAGCTTCTTGCCGTTGAGCGCGATCGGATCGCCCTTGAGGAACTCGATCTCGATTTCGGTGACGGCGTCCGGCGCGTCCATCGGCGAGACGGTGCGCTGGTGGACGAATTCCGGCGGCTCGCTCCACGGATCCTCCAGCACCTTGCCCTCGGAGGACGAGTGCAGAAGGTTGGCGTCGACCGAAAACGGCGCGTCGCCGCGCTTGTCCTTCGGCACCGGGATCTGGTGCTGCTCGGCGAAGTTGATCAGGTCGGTGCGCGACTTGAACGACCAGTCGCGCCACGGCGCGATGACCTTGATGTCGGGGTTCAGCGCATAGGCGGAGAGCTCGAAGCGGACCTGGTCGTTGCCCTTGCCGGTAGCACCGTGCGCAATTGCGTCGGCGCCGGTCTCCCTGGCGATCTCGACCAGATGCTTGGAAATCAGCGGCCGGGCGATCGAGGTGCCGAGCAGATAGGTGCCTTCGTAAACTGCATTGGCGCGGAACATCGGGAAGACGAAGTCGGAAACGAATTCCTCGCGCACGTCGACGATGCGGATATCCTTGATGCCCATCATCTCGGCCTTGCGGCGCGCCGGCTCCAGCTCGCCGCCCTGGCCGAGATCGGCAGTGA from Mesorhizobium sp. M1E.F.Ca.ET.045.02.1.1 includes the following:
- a CDS encoding CPBP family intramembrane glutamic endopeptidase: MTVDNAAFERYRRSPNQKTTPLRLLLGTAIVVFFWLAMTFVVLVAGTYAFLVLRLPGPSTGQPIQDFLASPIGILTALGSFAGIWIGLWVAMRFVHGEPLSALIGASRRISRGGFLKGLVAVLITSLFSEVLLYWLQPEIARGSIAFSSWLLFLVPIVLLTFLQTSSEEALFRGYLLRGLASRFASPLIWAALPGLLFTALHWSSASTLAINACVLVSIATFALLLTLLVYVTGNLSAAFGAHLGNNLTGFLLISHQESYNSFALFNAKPLEGPGWTNSDAVLIAAIGIASTLLTMLLFLHRRSPLKIGPDGPDRITVDQKADGLT
- a CDS encoding DUF1236 domain-containing protein; the encoded protein is MKLVLFPALAGALLAMSGAALADTPVSAVADLNVRAGPGPQYPVIGVLAAGQSATLTGCIANSKWCTIAEAGGNGWVYSDYVTGDFGGSRVVLTRRPADAGIAVVSPPADDVYSQDDYTGGIVSGDADAIEPIARPPAEVGTYVATHRVDPVYLEGEVVTGATLPDTVELREIPDYNYRYVYVNNQPALVDPGTRRIVYVMR
- a CDS encoding putative zinc-binding metallopeptidase encodes the protein MKLFDCPHCGHRLYFENAQCLNCSSLVLYDPARAHFVLSDEAVPCGNADECACNWQAEPDHGFCRACALNQTIPDLSVDGNRQRWIRVEAAKKRAVYSLLAFGLPVTPKTGLEDEAGLAFDFLADPIGGGPGGERILTGHDNGLITLNVAEADSAERERRRVEMGENYRTLLGHFRHELGHYYWDRLIRDDPGRLSAFRALFGDEQADYEQALKAYYANGSPADWEQRHISAYATSHPWEDWAETWAHYLHITDTLEMVHALNFPLGRLETVEAGALPHGDTGGKLQAAPAEPTPPPEPFEKVLARWLVLSEASNSINRCMGLPDLYPFVISDVTAQKLAFVHALLTGLPKEGGTIREPATAF
- a CDS encoding lytic transglycosylase domain-containing protein, producing MAFFAKGRIFVAAAVAALGLATGAQAAASCGKNGAGFDAWKQQFAAEAQAEGVGQRGLSALAGATYATRTIAADRAIHKAFSGSVEAFMKRRGGAAIISRGRALKKQNAAMFDKIEQNYGVPPGVLLAIWGMETGFGASMGNQNTVSAILTLAYDCRRPDYFTPHAIAALKLVDRGALSASSVGAMHGEIGHTQFLPGNVLKYGVGSGNLRDRNTALASTANFLKGHGWHAGASYEANMGAIAGWNSASVYQQAIARIAEAIDAD
- a CDS encoding argininosuccinate synthase, translating into MSKTKDVKKVVLAYSGGLDTSIILKWLQTELGAEVVTFTADLGQGGELEPARRKAEMMGIKDIRIVDVREEFVSDFVFPMFRANAVYEGTYLLGTSIARPLISKHLVEIARETGADAIAHGATGKGNDQVRFELSAYALNPDIKVIAPWRDWSFKSRTDLINFAEQHQIPVPKDKRGDAPFSVDANLLHSSSEGKVLEDPWSEPPEFVHQRTVSPMDAPDAVTEIEIEFLKGDPIALNGKKLSPATMLAALNDLGRDNGIGRLDLVENRFVGMKSRGVYETPGGTILIAAHRAIESITLDRGAAHLKDEFMPRYAELIYNGFWFSPERVMLQAMIDKSQEDVEGSVRLKLYKGNVIVTGRKSKKTLYSDALVTFEDDRGAYDQKDAAGFIRLNALRLRTLAARNRR